In Camelina sativa cultivar DH55 chromosome 17, Cs, whole genome shotgun sequence, the genomic stretch GACTTTTTAATGTCTCTTTAGAATCCCAAAGAAGCCCATGCGAGAAGAGGAGGTGAGATCTGATAGAGTTATCTTCTACGTAAGGTTTCAAAGTGTTCAAAATTGGTTTGACCCCTTTATCCATTAACCAGCTCCATGGACTTTTGATCCTGCACTATTGCTTAACTGTTTAAAGAAGCTGAGAAACGAGGTAAAGAGATTGTTACAAGATTTTTTGTTGACCTTAGGGTCTTGGAGTTACAACACTTGCATTAGACTCTGATTAGTTTTCAAGCTGTTCAGGGATCAGTTTATGTACCATCATTTGATCATGGAGTTGGAGATCCAGTTGAAGATGATATCTTTGTTAGCCTCCAGTAAGTAGCTTCCCGAACCGGTTGAATCCTAATTCAATAGTATCATATAATGGTTTTATGTACCTCTTGCTGAGACGATCAGTTTTTCTTCGTGTCCTCTTTTTACAGGCATAAAGTGGTAATTGTAGAAGGAAACTACATCTTGTTAGAAGAAGGATCTTGGAAAGACATCTCGGATATGTTTGATGATAAGTGGTAAAACTAATCAAAAGtgtttttacttaattttttaatctcAACATTACCAATTACAATATCTTCCATCTTCATTTGAAAGGTTCATCGATGTCGATCTAGATACAGCAATGCAACGAGTTGAAAACCGGCATATCTCAACTGGTATGTACTAATTCCTTTCAATTCTTAAAGACTCGCAATAACCTTAGAGAATTcctgatttgttttatatgtttctcCTTTGCGTACTACAGGTAAACCACCAGATGTTGCTAAATGGCGGGTAAAGGCTCTGTCTCTACTCTGCAAATATTCAGTTATATGGTATTTCAATGGTTGTTCAGTGTAGTAGctacattttttaaaacatttggaTGGCAGGTTGATTATAACGACCGACCCAATGCAGAGCTGATAGTAAAATCGAAGTCGAATGCTGATCTACTGATCAGATCTATTAACTTTTGAATCTGCTTTCTTGCATGAAGATAGTTTGGCTAAAGACACTCATTTTCTTGCATTGGAACTCTTTTTTAATAAGCAATTTTCTTTGCATTAAACTGTGTGTGTATTACTATTTATTTCCAATGTTCTTGCAATGTACACGGATTTTGTTCGTacattgtgttttcttttacacTCCTAACAGGCAAATCAtcgttttaaataatttattgacCAGTCCAGCTTCCAACTATATAACCACATCATTTTGAACAAATTAAATGATCTTATCCAAATTAgtgcaagaaaagaagaagggaAAAATCATAATACAAGAgcacttttttctttcctttttttacataataattCAAAGCACTACCACACCTTTCATTACTACTACTACAGAGCTAGTTACTACCCTTACCCTCAAACTCCCACTAGagtctttaaaacaaaaagagttaCTTTCATCAAAATGATAGAATATTAGCCAAGCAAGCAAGTGAGAgagcctttttcttcttttgccaATTCCCATTCTTACTTCTTTACTGCACAAATCCTACTTAGATTCCACCTCCAATGTCTTTTTACTTACCTTTCATCAGTCACAAAAGTCTAGATAGTGGGAAAAGGAGCAAAATGTCAATCTTCAGCTGAGGAACGTTGGATGCTGTCCCATAAACAAAATCTATGGTGGAGGATTCATCTCTGGTTTGACGATTGAAGAAGATGTGTCTGGTGGCTGAGAATGGTAAATCGCCATTGCCAATGAGATTGGCATTATGCAAAGAGCCTTTGATTGTAATAGCTGCATCGCTGCTCCAACGTTTTCTTCCATCAGCTTAGCCACTTGCCGCTCTGTCCCATCGTTTGACCATTTCTCCCACACGGCCTGCGTCTCATCCTgaagaaaggtttttaaacCAGAAGTCAGTAAATCAAACCCATTACCAAAAGTTCtattcttttattctctctttcaagtctatgtctctctctctctctctctctctctctctctctctctttagtctAACCTCAATTGATGACGACAATGGCATTTCAGTGACTAGTGGTGCGACAGCACCGGCTCCACCAAGACGACTCATGCTCAAGACCTGCCACAGTTGACCAGAGATAAAGCTTATCAAGGGAAAAATATTATCAAAGACCATCATCATTACATAATATTCTTCAatgttctccttagctttatTATCGTAGTTCTCAATTGTAATGATTCTCCATGGGAGAGAAGCAAGCAATAAGTGAAAGAGACtaatgccaaaaaaaacaccCAATCATGTGCTCTTTGATTACTCTTTATTAGTATTGGATTAAACAATTGTTAATCTTTAATTCAGATTAGAGTTTTGGTTGAATAGAGTAGGTGGTGGTGGGGACCAAGGATTTATACCACCAAATCCTTCtagatgttttaaaataatctcTCTTTCAATGATAGCATTTTAAAGAAACCAGAGAATTGAAACTGAAAAACGATTGAGGTTTTACCTTAACTTGGAGCCTGAGAAACTTAACATAATCGACAATCTCATCGATCATAGCAGCCCTATCTGTCtgcaaaaagaaaccaaacgcAACAGAAATCTTTATTATTCACAATTCCAAAGTTTGTGACTACCCCAGTTTCTATTTGCCAACTACAAAGCTCTCTCTCATTGAGAACGCCAGTTTTCTGACTAGCTTTGAGCTCTTTTTCAAGCTATCTATGAGAACAAATCTTTGAAAAATTCATACAGCTGAAGCTTCAGGGAAAAGATACCAACCTTGTTAACAGTAGGTACAAGTTCCTGCAACGCCCTGATCCGTTCTGCTATTCTTTCCCTACGCAGCTGTTgcaaatcaaatatattcatTCAGGTTAAGTCTCCGTAAGCAAAGATAAAAGCCGAACTACCTCAACTAATAGCAATAGCTGAGGCTCTGATCAAACATTAGACATGAACATCATTCACATAGAGAttgcaaaacagagcaaaatataaaaaagtgtaTCAAAGATAATAATACCCTCTCAGCGATGCTATGTGGATCGGTGGCCTGACCTCGCCTAGCTCTAACTCTCGGTCGAATTGTAGATTGCTGATGCGGCATTGGTGGAGCTGGCTGTGACATTGGCTGCCCATGGTAAACCTttcaacaaaacacacacaaaaaaaggaagcaataacatttttaaaaaaaaagcttaaaatcACTTTTCACAAGAGAAATAAATTTCGGACAATCTAACTTTGACATAAAGAAGACTCTTTTATGCCAAACTTGCTTATTACAAAGTTAATTATAGTTAAGAAACCTCAAAATCTTCAACTTGGGGtttcttcaaaaacaaactaaaatcaGAAAAATCTCACCAATCTGAGCCAAAAACTCGATGTAACTATCAAATTTAGACCTAATCCTTTGGCAAAATCAAACCTTTCCCAACTGGGTTTCCTCAAAAACGCAACTTTTTTGAAACCCTAAAgacttcttttttaattttcatcgaaaaccacaaacacaaacacacagagaacaaaaaaaagaaaagaaaaaggtgaagatttcaagaagagagagagagagagagagagttacagGTTTGATAGAGGAACATCGATTATCAACAACATCGTCTTGGAAACGTTTCCTAGAAGGAAGAAGACCTTCAGGTTTAAGAAAGCCATGTCCTTTCCCTTGATCGAGGCTTAATCCCAACGGAAACATATGATTATGAAACCCAACAGGTCCAGGTCCTCCTCCAATGGCACCCATGTTGtgattattatgatgatgattccCTTCGTCGCCTACTGAACCACCGAGCTGAAGCATCATCGGAGGTGCGCTTAACCCTCCGCCAATTCCAGAAAGACCAGAACCAGAAGAAGCGGAGAAGTTGGAAAGACCGAGGATCTGCTCGAAGAAATCGTCGGTGGGAGATGGATCGGAGATGTTATCATgtgggttgttgttgttgttagccATGGAAACGAGTTAAGGTAACGACTCAGTGATAGGGAGGGTgagttaaaaaagaagaagaagatagcgagttaatataataattagagAGAGGTGGAAG encodes the following:
- the LOC104754411 gene encoding putative uridine kinase C227.14 isoform X2, translating into MEVSSFSPVPSRYCNSYSSVPESSRFRGFKVHSWDQSLLPVQLSLRTRRRNPRSLIITCSQKRDVTVVDGRRLVGLAGPPGAGKSTLANEVVRRVNRLWPQKASSFDAEVNPPDVAIVLPMDGFHLYRSQLDAMENPKEAHARRGAPWTFDPALLLNCLKKLRNEGSVYVPSFDHGVGDPVEDDIFVSLQHKVVIVEGNYILLEEGSWKDISDMFDDKWFIDVDLDTAMQRVENRHISTGKPPDVAKWRVDYNDRPNAELIVKSKSNADLLIRSINF
- the LOC104754412 gene encoding transcription factor bHLH7-like; amino-acid sequence: MANNNNNPHDNISDPSPTDDFFEQILGLSNFSASSGSGLSGIGGGLSAPPMMLQLGGSVGDEGNHHHNNHNMGAIGGGPGPVGFHNHMFPLGLSLDQGKGHGFLKPEGLLPSRKRFQDDVVDNRCSSIKPVYHGQPMSQPAPPMPHQQSTIRPRVRARRGQATDPHSIAERLRRERIAERIRALQELVPTVNKTDRAAMIDEIVDYVKFLRLQVKVLSMSRLGGAGAVAPLVTEMPLSSSIEDETQAVWEKWSNDGTERQVAKLMEENVGAAMQLLQSKALCIMPISLAMAIYHSQPPDTSSSIVKPEMNPPP